The Streptomyces sp. DG1A-41 genomic sequence GGTGTGCACACCCCAGTAGGCCTCGGCGGGAACGTCACGGTCGCCGAGCAGATCGTGTTCGGAGCGGGTGGCGGCGGTCATGAGGGTGAGGGTCCTTTTTTCTAAGGGGGTGAGGGTGAGTCGCCCTGAAGGAGCGCGGGGAACTGCGCGATCAATCACAGACGGCCCGCAGCCGCCGACGGATGGATCCAGCACGCCGTCAGGCGCGAGCCGATCCGACAACGGGCTCCAGCGAGCGAACGGGCCGCACACGCCCGACCTCCCGGCCGCCTCCGAGAAGCGGCTCGCCGGCGAACTCTGTGAGCAGCCCGGGGTCGACGCCTGCCCGGGCCAACGCGGCGGCAGCCACCGGCACACGCGCCCGGTTCGCACCGTCGGCGATCTTCACCGCCGCGGCCCGGCCATCCGGCAGCGCAGCGACCTGCACGCCCTCGAAACCGTCCTTCGTGAGGAGCCCGGGCACGGCCCGCATCAGCGCGGCGACGTCCCGGCCGGAGCCAGAGGCCATCTCGGCGTGTTCGCGCATCGCGTCGGCGACGCGGGCCTCGGGCGTGCCCGGCGCGGCGGTGGCGATCCGGGCGGTGGCCCGGGCGAGGCCGTGCAGGGAGATGGAGAACAGGGGCGCGCCGCAGCCGTCGACGGTGACCCCGGTGATGCGCTGCCCGGTGAGGTCCTCGACGATCTCGGCGATGGCCTGCTGGAGCGGGTGGCCGGGGTCGAGGTAGTTCTCCAGCGGCCAGCCGTTGAGGGTGCAGGTGTAGAGCATGGCCGCGTGCTTGCCGGAGCAGTTCTGGGCGAGCCGGGAGGGCAGCCGGCCCTCGCGCACCCAGGCGTCCCGGACGACCGGGTCGAACGGCAGGTCCGGGACGTTGCGCAGGTGGCCCTCGGTGAGTCCGGCGAGTTCGAGGATGCACCGGGTACCGGCGAGGTGGCGTTCCTCGCCGGAGTGGCTGGCCGCGGTCAGCGACAGCAGGTCGCCGTCGAGCGGGAGCCCGGCCCGGGCCATGGCCACGGCCTGGACGGGCTTGAGCGCGGAGCGGGGGTAGAAGGCGGCCTCGATGTCTCCGATCTGGAGCTGGACCTCTCCGTCGGCTCCGAGGACGACGACGGAGCCGTAGTGGATGCCTTCGACGATTCCGCCGCGTATGAGGTGGGCGACGGGGGCGTGGACGGGTTCGCGGACAAGGGGTGCGTCCGCGAGGGAACTGCTGTACATCACTGCCTGCTTTTCCTGGAGCGGCGCGTCTGTCACGCGTCGGCTCCGGTGGTGGACTTGTGCGCGACACGGCCGCGGACGGCGAACCATCCGGCGACCAGTGCCCCGACGATCAGCGGCAGGCACAGCACCGTGGTGCGGCCCGCGCCGCCGTCGGCGTACATGAGGACCAGGACGGAGGCGAGGAACGCCAGCGTCACGATCTCGGTCCAGGGGGAGCCCGGCAGCCGGTAGCCCGGGCGGGTCAGCTCGCCCTTCTGGGTCTTCTGCCAGAAGAGAAGGTGACAGATCATGATCATGCCCCAGGTGGCGAGGATGCCGATCGCGGCGAAGTTCAGCACGATCTCGAACGCCTCGGCGGGCACGACGAAGTTGAGGCCGACACCCAGGACGCAGATGCCGCTGGTGAGCAGGATGCCGCCGTAGGGGACCTGGCTGCGGCTCATGACGGAGGTGAACCTGGGCGCGGATCCGGCCATGGCCATGGAGCGCAGGATGCGGCCGGTGGAGTACAGGCCGGAGTTGAGTGAGGACATCGCGGCGGTGAGGACGACGAGGTTCATCACGCCGCCGGCCGCGGGGACGCCGATGTTGGACAGCACCGTGACGAAGGGGCTCTCCCCGCCGTGTACGTGTTCCACGGCAGCAGCATCGACAGCAGGACGACCGAGCCGACATAGAACAGGCCCACGCGCCACATGATCGAGTTGATCGCCTTCGGCATGATCTTCTCGGGGTTCTCGGTCTCACCGGCCGCGACGCCGACCAGTTCGACGGAGGCGTAGGCGAAGACGACGCCCTGGATGATCAGCAGCATGGGCAGCAGGCCGTGGGGGAAGACGCCGCCGTTGTCGCTGATCAGGGACGGGCCCGGGCTGTGGCCGTCGACGGGGTGCTGGGTGACCAGCAGGAAGATGCCGATGCACATGAAGACGACGAGCGCGCCGACCTTGATGATCGCGAACCAGAACTCCAGCTCGCCGAAGATCTTCACCGAGATCAGGTTCACGGTGAGCACGACCGCCAGCGCGATGAGCGCGATCACCCACTGCGGGATGTCGGAGAACATGCCCCAGTAGTGGGTGTAGGTGGCCACGGCGGTGATGTCGGCGATGCCGGTGGTCCCCCAGTTGAGGAAGTACATCCAGCCCGCTGTGTAGGCGCCCTTCTCCCCCATGAACTCGCGGGCGTACGACACGAAGGCACCGGAGGAGGGCCGGTACAGCACGAGTTCGCCGAGGGCGCGCACGACGAGGAAGGCGAAGAGGCCGCAGACGGCGTAGGCGATGAAGAGGGAGGGGCCGGCGTCGGCGAGGCGGCCGCCGGCGCCGAGGAAGAGGCCGGTGCCGATGGCGCCGCCGATGGCGATCATGTTGACGTGCCGGGACTTCAGGGACTTGCTGTAGCCCGCGTCTCCGGCATCGACATGGCCGGAACGTTTCTGCACGCCTTCGTGCAGGGACTGCTCGCTCACGCCTCGGGTCCGCCTTCCGTGGGTGTCTCCGTGCGCGCGGGGCGCACGATGTCGGTGAGGGTCGTCTCGACGCGGTCGAGGTGATGGGCCATGGCCTCCACCGCGTCGTTCTCGGAACCGTCGATCAGCGCCTCGACGATCGCCCGGTGCTCGCGGTTGGACTGCTCGCGGCGGCCGCCCAGCTCGTTGAGGAAGGCGGACTGGCGGGCCAGCGCGTCCCGGATCTCCTCGATGACCCGGCGGAAGACCGGGTTCTGGGCGGCCTCGGCCACGGCGAGGTGGAACAGCGTGTCCATCGCGACCCAGGCGGTGGTGTCCGTCTCCCGCTCCATCCGGTCCAGGAGGTGGGCCAGGTGGTCGAGGTTCTCCGGAGTGCGGCGCCGGGCCGCGTACCCGGCGACCGGGATCTCGACGTGGCGGCGCACCTCCAGCAGGTCGCTGGCCGAGTAGTCGCCGAAGGTGGGGTCCTCGACGGTACTGGCGACGACGAAGGTGCCCTTGCCGGTCCTGGAGACGGTCAGGCCCATGGTCTGCAGCGCCCGCAGCGCCTCGCGCAGCACGGGCCGGGAGACCTCCAGCGTGCGGCACAGCTCCGCCTCGGACGGGAGCTTGTCGCCGATCGCGTAGTCGCCGCGCTCGATGGCGCCGCGCAGATGCGCCAGCACCGCTTCCATGGCACTGACGCGACGCACAGGCTGTCCGGCTGTCCGGCTGTCTGACAGGTTCACGGGGTGATCCTGCGGGGCGTGGGAGGCACATGTCAAGAGCCCGAAAGGAACGGTTCAGGGCGCCGGAAGCCCGCGTTCAGGCTCCCGGCCCCCTGGCCCTCGCAACCGGTCAGCTGTGCAGCACACCAGCGCCGAGCAAGCCGAACAGCAGCACTCCCACGATGATCCGGTAGATCACGAAGGCGTTGAAGGAGTGCTTGGCGACGAACTTCAGCAGCCAGGCGATGGAGCCGTAGGCCACCACGAAGGACACGATCGTGCCGACGGCGAGCGGGGCCGCGCCCACGCCGGTGCCCAGGGCGTCCTTGAGTTCGTAGAGGCCTGCGCCGGTCAGGGCGGGGATGCCGAGGAAGAAGGAGAGCCGGGTGGCGGCGACCCGGTTCAGGTCGAGGATCAGCGCCGTGGACATGGTGGCGCCGGACCGGGAGAAGCCGGGGAAGAGCAGGGCGAGGATCTGGGAGCTGCCGACGAGCATGGCGTCCTTGAACGAGGTGTCGTCCTCACCGCGCTTGTGCCGGCCCATCTGGTCCGCCGCCCACATCACCCCGCTGCCGACGATCAGCGAGCCGGCCACCACCCACAGCGAGGCGAGCGGGCCCTCGATGAGCGGCTTGGCGGCGAGTCCGACGGCGACGATCGGGACGGTCGCGCAGATGACCCACCAGGCGAACTTGTAGTCGTGGTGGTAGCGCTCCTCGCGGTCGAACAGGCCCCGTCCCCAGGCGGAGACGATCCGCACGATGTCCTTGAAGAAGTACACGAGCACCGCGGCGATCGCGCCGACCTGGATGACGGCCGAGAACCCGATCACGGCGCTGTCGTCGACGGGGATGCCCATGAGCCCTTCGACGATCTTCAGATGGCCGGTGGAGGAGACGGGCAGGAACTCGGTCACCCCCTCGACGGCTCCGAGGACGACGGCCTGACCGACGTTGATGACGCTCATGGGATCCAGTTCTGTGCAGGGAGGAAGCGGGAGCGGGGGCCAGTCTTACTACACTCGGGCGAGAGCCGGTCTCACCCTCGGGCGAGCGCGACCCCCGCGAACGCCGCCGCCAGTCCGGCCGCCAGGCTCGCCGTCACATTGAGGACGGCGTAGCCGCGGGCGCCCGTCTCCACCAGCCGCAACGTCTCGTAGGAGAACGTCGAGTACGTCGTCAGGGCCCCGCACAAACCCGTGCCGAGCAGCAGTTGGACGTGTCCGGCGACGCCGGTGAGCAGGCCGAGGATCAGACAGCCGGCGAGGTTCACCGCGAAGGTGCCCCAGGGGAAGACGGAGTCGTGCCGCGACTGCACCGCGCGGTCGGTGAGGTAGCGCAGCGGCGCGCCGACCATCGCGCCCCCGACGACCAGCAGCCAGTTCACAACGACCTCTTACCCTTCGCGTCCGTTTCGCCCGGGGTGTCCTCCCGGCCGGTGGTGGGGGTGCCCCCGGTCGGGCGAAGCCCAGACTGGGGGCGGATGACCTCGCAGTCGTCGAGGGTCACCAGGCCCTCGGTGACGAGTTCGTCGAGCTGGGGCAGGAAGGCCCGGACCCGTGGCTCGGTATCGACGATCACGACGGCGACCGGCAGGTCCTCGCTCAGGGACAGCAGCCGCGAGGTGTGGATCAGCGAGGAGGCGCCGAAACCCTCGACGCCCCGGAAGACGCTGGCGCCCGCGAGCCCCGCCGCGTGGGCCCGGTGGACGATCTCCGAGGAGAGGGGCTTGTGGTGCCAGGTGTCGTTCTCGCCGACGAAGACGGTCAGGCGCAGGGCCCTGCCGGTCAGCCGTGTCATGGTTGCCTCCACTTCAACGCGCGGCGGGTCGACCAGGCCGCGAGCCAGACCGCCGTGAGCGCCGCGAGCGGGGTCGCCGCGAGGTACGTCAGGCCGGTGCGGAGATGGCCGCTGTCGGCCAGCTTCTGGATGTCGACGGCGTAGGTCGAGAAGGTCGTGAAACCCCCGAGGACGCCGGTGCCGAAGAAGGGGCGGACCAGGCGGTGGGCGGCCCGGAACTCGGTGATGACCACCATGAACACGCCGATCACGGCACAGCCGGCGACGTTGACCCAGAAGGTCGTCCAGGGGAAGCCGCCCGTGTGCGAGGGCCACCACAGGGACGCCGCGTACCGGGCGGCGGCCCCGGCTCCCCCGCCGAGCGCCACCACCGCGACGACCGGCGCCTGGGTGCGCCAGGCGCGCGGCTGCGGGGCAGGGGGCTGGATGCGGAGGCTTTCCGCCTCGGGGGCCGTCATGGTCGTACGTCTCCTACTCGCCGGGGCCCGGGATCGTGCGGGCGCGTGCCGTCGCAAGTAGGGACCGTTGGCGGCGTCCGTGCCGCGGTTCGGGTACGGCGGGCCCCACCGCCGCGCCGCGGGAGGTGCCGCGGCCGGGGTTCAGGTTAACCCCGGTGGCGAACCGGCGTCACTTCGGGGCGGGCGGCTCGCAGACCGCCACGCCCGGCTCCCAGAGGCTGCCCAGCACGAGGTGTCCGCCCGCTTCGCACACGCTGGTGACCATCCGGTACCCGGAGTGGCGGCGGGCGAGGTGGTGGACGACGCGGCCCTCGTCGTCGAAGGCGAGGACGGCGATGGTGCCGGTGGGGCGGAACGGGGCGCGTACGGCCACGCGGGCGGCGGCCCGGCGGACCGCGGGTGTGCTGCGGTGGAACAGGTCGAGGGCGGGCACGCGGGGCCCGGCCAGCGCGACCCAGACCGGTCCGTCCGGGGCGCCGCGCCAGAGGTTGTCGGGCATGCCCGGGAGGTTCTCGGCGAAGGGCTCGCTCCGGCCGGCCCGGGGCCGGTGAGCCAGTAGCGGGTGAGCCGGCGGGCGCCGGTCTCGGCGACGACGAGGAACGACTCGTCGGCTCCGGCGGCGAGCCCGTTGGCGAACTGGAGGCCGTCCAGCACCACCTCGGGGGTGTCCGTGCCGGGGGCGAGGCGCAGCAGCCGTCCCGTTCCGGTGTGTTCGACGATGTCGCCGATCCAGTGCTCCAAGGGGTGGCGGCGGCTGGAGACGGTGAAGTACACGCTGCCGTCGGAGAGGGACACGACGTTGCTGGCGAACCGCAGCCGCTCCCCCGCCACCGAGTCGGCGAGGACGCGGACCGTGCCGTCGCCGGTGCCGACGCGCAGCAGTCCGCGTTCGGCGTCGCACACCAGCAGGTCACCGTCCGGGAGGAGTTCGAGCCCGAGCGGCCTGCCGCCGGTCTCGGCGATCACCTCGGTGCGGGCCGTCACCGGGTCCCCCAGGCCGTCCAGGCGCAGGATGCGGCCGTCGGCCAATCCGGTCAGCACGCGGCCGCGCGGGTCGGCGACCACGTCCTCGGGGCCGGGGCCCACCGCGACGTAGTGGCGTGGGACGAGTGCCGTGGGACGGTCCATCACGTGTGTCCTTCACCGTGGGGGAATCTCCGCTGTACCGGTCGCACCGAGTCGTACCGGGTGGTGCCGGGTGGTGCCGGGTGGTATGGGTGGCCTACCAGCCCTTTTCAAACATCCGGGCGACCTCGGCGATCCGCATCTCGTCGCGGTGGTAGTGCACGCGGCCGGCGGACCGGCTGGTGCACAGCATGCCGGTGGCCCGGAGCAGCCGGAGGTGGGTGAGGGCGAGCGGGCGTGGTATCGAGAACCTCTCGGCGACGGCGTCCGCGGTGACGCCGTGCGCGGCGGGGCCGGGTTCCTTCAGCCAGGCCAGGATGCGCAGGCGCGTCTCGTCCGTGGGAGTCCTCAGCATGTCGTGCCCCTGCCTCGCGGCTCTCGTCCTCCTACCGCGTCTTCCCACTGTCGCGCAGTCGAAGCCGCCGCGTCCGAGACTCGGCATCCTTGACCGATACCGAACTGCCGTATGTCACAGGTGAGTTCGTGGACGGGCGAGGGCCCGGCCGCGTGCCTGCGGCCGGGCCCCCTCCCTCACACGGTCAGCGGTGGCGGAACCAGGACATCGACGACAGGGCCCGGTCGTCGTAGCCGAACAGCGCCTGGTTCTCCCAGGCGTTGCCGGAGGACGGGTCGGTCGGGTCCCAGCCGTTGCCGTTCACCGCGGTCCAGGTCGCCTCCCAGTAGAAGATGCCCAGGCCACGGCCGTTCGGGACGGCCTCCACGATGCTCGCCACGTCGTTCATCCACCGGGTCTGGCCGGCCACGGTCGCCGGGTAGCCGGAGACCAGCTCGGCACCGGTGTCGATGATGTTCTCGTGGGAGTCCTCGCTGTCCAAGCGGAACGGGTAGGCGGTCTCGGCGACGAACACCGGCTTGCCGTAGCGGGAGGCCGCGTCGTCGAGGGTCGTCTGGAAGTCGGCCAGCGTGCCGTGCCAGTAGCCGTAGTACGACAGGCCGATCGCGTCGAACTTGACGCCGTTGGAGCGCGCGCTGTCGAACCACCAGCGGGTGCCTGCCAGGTCACCGCCCTTGGCGAGGTGCAGGGCGACGGTCGTGTTCGAGTCGACCGCCTTGACCGCGTCGTGGCCGGAGTTGAGCAGACCGGCCAGCTGCGACCAGTTGGAGGTCGATCCCTCGTTCCACAGCATGCCGCCGTTGATCTCGTTGCCGACCTGGACCATGTCGGCGGTGGTGCCCTGCGCCTTCAAGGCGTTCAACACGTCGTACGTGTGGTTGTACACGTCGGTCTTCAGTCGACTGTACGAGTGGCCGGCCCAGGCGGCGGGCTTGTCCTGGCGGCCCGGGTCGGCCCAGAAGTCCGAGTAGTGGAAGTCGACCAGCAGCTTCATGCCCTGCGCCTTGACGCGCTTGGCCAGGGCCAGGACGTGCGCCTTGTTGTTGTAGCCGTCGGCCGGGTTCACCCAGACCTTCAGGCGCGCGTAGTTCATGCCGGACGACTTCAGGATCGACAGGGCGTCGCCGGCCGTGCCGGAGCCGTGCCGGTAGACGCCGCCCTTGGCCTCGCTCTTGGGCAGGGACGAGATGTCGGCACCCTTGATCGACGTACCGGACGTGCCCGACGTGAAGGTCAGGTCGTCGACATTGATCCAGTTGCCCGCGTTCGCGTCACTGTTGATGCTGATCGTGCACTGGTTGGTGGTCACATTGACCGGCACGACGATCCTGATCCACCCACTGGCCGAGACCGGCAGGTCGGTGCGCTGCTCGGCGCCGCCGCAGTTCTTCAGCGCTATGTACGCGGACTTCTGCCCGCCGCCGGAGCGCACCCAGGCGGTGAGCTTGTGAGTGCCGTTGGTGAGTCCGGACAGGTACTGGTACGTCTCCACCTTGTAGGCGGTGGAGGCCCAATGGCTGAGGCGGTAGCCGCCGCCGTGGCCGCCGGCCTCGGTGTACGAGGCGCCGGTGTCGCCGTACTCGGACCAGCCGCCCGGTGTGGCCGCGCCCGCGCCGTCGGCTTCGAAGCCACCGTTGGTCAGTGTGCTCGCGGCGTGGGCGGAGGTGGCGGGCAGGGCGGTGAGGGCGAGTCCCGCTGCTAGCGGGAGCAGCAGGGTTCTGAGCGTGCGTCTGGGATGGAACATCGTCGTCCGTCGTCCCTTCGACGTGAGGATGGGGGGTGCCCCTCGCCAGGAGGCAGGTGAGAGGGCCCTCCGCCCGCGGCTCGTGCGGCTCACTCGGGCGGAGGGAGTCGGTTCAGCCGTCGAGCCGGACGACCCGGACGGCTCCGGCCGGGACCGCCAGGGGGCCCGCGGCGCGTTCACCGGTCAGCAGTTCGGTGCCCTGGGTCTCCAGCGGCACCTTGGCGTCTGCGCCGGTGTGGTTGACGGCGAACAGGTAGGTGCCCGACTCGCCGGTGCGGCGCACCACTTCGACGTCCCGGGGCAGGTCGGCGCGCGGGGCGAGCCGCGCGTCCTCGACCGCCCATCCGAGCAGCGCGTCGAGGCCTTCGGCGCCGAGCCGGGTGGAGACGTACCAGGCGGTGCCCTCGCCGAGGCGGTGCCGGGTGACCGCGGGCCGCCCGGCGGTCAGGCCGTCGGCGTATGTCAGGACGGTCTCGGCTCCGCGCGGCACCACGAACTCCGTCCACACGTCGGCGCCCAGCTCGGATCCGTCGTGCCCGGTGACGCTCACCCGTTCACCGGGCAGCAGCGGCGAGAACTCCTCGACGGTGAGGCCGAGGACGTCCCGCAGCGGGCCCGGGTAAGCGCCCTCGTGGACGGCGTCGTGCTCGTCGACGATGCCGGAGAAGTAGGAGACGACCAGCGTGCCGCCGTTCTCGACATAGGCTGTGAGGTTGTTCCCGGCCACCTCCGTCATCAGGTACAGCGCCGGTACGACGACAAGGGGATACCTCGACAAGCCGGCTTCCGGGTGGGCGAAGTCGACGGTGAGGTGGCGGTCGTAAAGGGCCTCGTAGAAGGCGTCGGCGCGCTCGCGGGCGTCATGGTCGACACTGGGGCGCCATTCGAGGTTCTGCGCCCACCAGGAGTGCCAGTCCCACAGCACGGCCACGTCGGCCTCGGTGCGGGTGCCGCGGATCTCGCTCAAAGCGTCGAGGGCGGCACCGAGCTCGACGACCTCGCGCCACACACGGGTGTCGGTGCCGCCGTGCGGGACCATCGCCGAGTGGAACTTCTCGGCGCCGCGCCGGGACTGGCGCCACTGGAAGAACATCGCGCCCTCGGAGCCACGCGCCACGTGTGTGAGGGAGTTGCGGGCCATCTGCCCCGGAGCCTTGGCCGGGTTGCGGGGCTGCCAGTTGACGCCCGAGGTGGAGTGCTCCAGCAGCAGCCAGGGGGCGCCGCCCGCGACGGAGCGGGTGAGGTCCGCGGCCATGGCCAGGTTGACGTGGGTGCGGCGGCCGTCGGTGATCAGGTAGTGGTCGTTGGTGACGATGTCGACCTCACGGCCCCAGGCCCAGTAGTCGACGGAGTCGCACTGGCTCAGCGCCGTCATGAAGTTGGTGGTGACCGGGACGCCCGGTGAGAAGCGGTGCAGGATGTTCCGCTCGGTCACGAAGTTCTCGCGCATGGTCGCGTCGGCGAACCGCTTGTAGTCCAGTGCCTGGCTCGGGTTGACGGCCGCGGGGGTGAGCCGGGGTGGGTTGATCTGGTCGAGGTCCGCGTAGCGCT encodes the following:
- a CDS encoding asparaginase produces the protein MYSSSLADAPLVREPVHAPVAHLIRGGIVEGIHYGSVVVLGADGEVQLQIGDIEAAFYPRSALKPVQAVAMARAGLPLDGDLLSLTAASHSGEERHLAGTRCILELAGLTEGHLRNVPDLPFDPVVRDAWVREGRLPSRLAQNCSGKHAAMLYTCTLNGWPLENYLDPGHPLQQAIAEIVEDLTGQRITGVTVDGCGAPLFSISLHGLARATARIATAAPGTPEARVADAMREHAEMASGSGRDVAALMRAVPGLLTKDGFEGVQVAALPDGRAAAVKIADGANRARVPVAAAALARAGVDPGLLTEFAGEPLLGGGREVGRVRPVRSLEPVVGSARA
- a CDS encoding FadR/GntR family transcriptional regulator — protein: MEAVLAHLRGAIERGDYAIGDKLPSEAELCRTLEVSRPVLREALRALQTMGLTVSRTGKGTFVVASTVEDPTFGDYSASDLLEVRRHVEIPVAGYAARRRTPENLDHLAHLLDRMERETDTTAWVAMDTLFHLAVAEAAQNPVFRRVIEEIRDALARQSAFLNELGGRREQSNREHRAIVEALIDGSENDAVEAMAHHLDRVETTLTDIVRPARTETPTEGGPEA
- a CDS encoding undecaprenyl-diphosphate phosphatase; this encodes MSVINVGQAVVLGAVEGVTEFLPVSSTGHLKIVEGLMGIPVDDSAVIGFSAVIQVGAIAAVLVYFFKDIVRIVSAWGRGLFDREERYHHDYKFAWWVICATVPIVAVGLAAKPLIEGPLASLWVVAGSLIVGSGVMWAADQMGRHKRGEDDTSFKDAMLVGSSQILALLFPGFSRSGATMSTALILDLNRVAATRLSFFLGIPALTGAGLYELKDALGTGVGAAPLAVGTIVSFVVAYGSIAWLLKFVAKHSFNAFVIYRIIVGVLLFGLLGAGVLHS
- the crcB gene encoding fluoride efflux transporter CrcB, with translation MNWLLVVGGAMVGAPLRYLTDRAVQSRHDSVFPWGTFAVNLAGCLILGLLTGVAGHVQLLLGTGLCGALTTYSTFSYETLRLVETGARGYAVLNVTASLAAGLAAAFAGVALARG
- a CDS encoding DUF190 domain-containing protein, with the translated sequence MTRLTGRALRLTVFVGENDTWHHKPLSSEIVHRAHAAGLAGASVFRGVEGFGASSLIHTSRLLSLSEDLPVAVVIVDTEPRVRAFLPQLDELVTEGLVTLDDCEVIRPQSGLRPTGGTPTTGREDTPGETDAKGKRSL
- the crcB gene encoding fluoride efflux transporter CrcB; amino-acid sequence: MTAPEAESLRIQPPAPQPRAWRTQAPVVAVVALGGGAGAAARYAASLWWPSHTGGFPWTTFWVNVAGCAVIGVFMVVITEFRAAHRLVRPFFGTGVLGGFTTFSTYAVDIQKLADSGHLRTGLTYLAATPLAALTAVWLAAWSTRRALKWRQP
- a CDS encoding winged helix-turn-helix domain-containing protein, giving the protein MLRTPTDETRLRILAWLKEPGPAAHGVTADAVAERFSIPRPLALTHLRLLRATGMLCTSRSAGRVHYHRDEMRIAEVARMFEKGW
- a CDS encoding arabinogalactan endo-1,4-beta-galactosidase, yielding MFHPRRTLRTLLLPLAAGLALTALPATSAHAASTLTNGGFEADGAGAATPGGWSEYGDTGASYTEAGGHGGGYRLSHWASTAYKVETYQYLSGLTNGTHKLTAWVRSGGGQKSAYIALKNCGGAEQRTDLPVSASGWIRIVVPVNVTTNQCTISINSDANAGNWINVDDLTFTSGTSGTSIKGADISSLPKSEAKGGVYRHGSGTAGDALSILKSSGMNYARLKVWVNPADGYNNKAHVLALAKRVKAQGMKLLVDFHYSDFWADPGRQDKPAAWAGHSYSRLKTDVYNHTYDVLNALKAQGTTADMVQVGNEINGGMLWNEGSTSNWSQLAGLLNSGHDAVKAVDSNTTVALHLAKGGDLAGTRWWFDSARSNGVKFDAIGLSYYGYWHGTLADFQTTLDDAASRYGKPVFVAETAYPFRLDSEDSHENIIDTGAELVSGYPATVAGQTRWMNDVASIVEAVPNGRGLGIFYWEATWTAVNGNGWDPTDPSSGNAWENQALFGYDDRALSSMSWFRHR
- a CDS encoding beta-galactosidase → MPETTPRGLTRLAFGGDYNPEQWPESVWREDVRLMREAGVTMVSVGIFSWALLEPSPGRHDFGWLDRLLDLLHDNGIRVDLGTPTVVPPAWFYRAHPDALPVTREGVRHEFGSRAAICHSNAAYRTAAAAITTKLAERYGDHPALAMWHVHNEYGVPVSACYCDSCAAHFRRWLATTYGTVDAVNEAWGTAFWGQRYADLDQINPPRLTPAAVNPSQALDYKRFADATMRENFVTERNILHRFSPGVPVTTNFMTALSQCDSVDYWAWGREVDIVTNDHYLITDGRRTHVNLAMAADLTRSVAGGAPWLLLEHSTSGVNWQPRNPAKAPGQMARNSLTHVARGSEGAMFFQWRQSRRGAEKFHSAMVPHGGTDTRVWREVVELGAALDALSEIRGTRTEADVAVLWDWHSWWAQNLEWRPSVDHDARERADAFYEALYDRHLTVDFAHPEAGLSRYPLVVVPALYLMTEVAGNNLTAYVENGGTLVVSYFSGIVDEHDAVHEGAYPGPLRDVLGLTVEEFSPLLPGERVSVTGHDGSELGADVWTEFVVPRGAETVLTYADGLTAGRPAVTRHRLGEGTAWYVSTRLGAEGLDALLGWAVEDARLAPRADLPRDVEVVRRTGESGTYLFAVNHTGADAKVPLETQGTELLTGERAAGPLAVPAGAVRVVRLDG